Proteins encoded by one window of Cucurbita pepo subsp. pepo cultivar mu-cu-16 chromosome LG14, ASM280686v2, whole genome shotgun sequence:
- the LOC111810118 gene encoding ADP-ribosylation factor-related protein 1-like isoform X2, whose amino-acid sequence MFSLFYGLWKYIFSKTEFHVLILGIDKAGKTTLLEKLKSLFSNLEGLSPDRIVPTVGLNIGRLEVLNAKLVFWDLGGQPGLRSIWEKYYEEAHAVIYVIDAACPSKFEDSKSAMEKVLRHEDLQGAPLLVFANKQDLPEAVSAEELSRYLDLKKLDERVCMFEAVSGYDGMGIKESVEWLVDIMERSKRTEILRARAGVRGP is encoded by the exons ATgttctctttattttatgGCCTCTGGAAGTACATATTTAGTAAGACAGAGTTTCATGTTCTCATCCTAGGAATTGACAAGGCGGGGAAAACA ACTTTGCTTGAGAAGTTGAAGTCCTTATTCTCGAACTTAGAAGGTCTCTCCCCCGATCGGATTGTGCCAACCGTTGGACTCAATATTGGGCGGCTCGAGGTGTTGAATGCAAAACTTGTCTTCTGGGATCTGGGAGGTCAG CCTGGCCTTCGGTCTATTTGGGAAAAATATTATGAAGAGGCACATGCTGTGATCTATGTAATTGATGCTGCTTGTCCATCAAAATTCGAAGATTCCAAATCTGCAATGG AGAAAGTTCTTCGACACGAGGATTTGCAAGGAGCTCCACTTTTGGTTTTCGCAAACAAGCAG GATCTTCCTGAAGCTGTATCAGCCGAAGAACTTTCTCGTTATCTTGATCTTAAAAAACTGGATGAAAGAGTCTGCATGTTTGAAGCTGTTTCTGGCTATGATGG GATGGGGATAAAGGAAAGTGTTGAATGGTTGGTGGATATAATGGAAAGAAGTAAGAGAACCGAAATATTGAGAGCTCGAGCAG GTGTTAGAGGCCCCTAA
- the LOC111810118 gene encoding ADP-ribosylation factor-related protein 1-like isoform X1: MFSLFYGLWKYIFSKTEFHVLILGIDKAGKTTLLEKLKSLFSNLEGLSPDRIVPTVGLNIGRLEVLNAKLVFWDLGGQPGLRSIWEKYYEEAHAVIYVIDAACPSKFEDSKSAMEKVLRHEDLQGAPLLVFANKQDLPEAVSAEELSRYLDLKKLDERVCMFEAVSGYDGMGIKESVEWLVDIMERSKRTEILRARAGGAALNSA, from the exons ATgttctctttattttatgGCCTCTGGAAGTACATATTTAGTAAGACAGAGTTTCATGTTCTCATCCTAGGAATTGACAAGGCGGGGAAAACA ACTTTGCTTGAGAAGTTGAAGTCCTTATTCTCGAACTTAGAAGGTCTCTCCCCCGATCGGATTGTGCCAACCGTTGGACTCAATATTGGGCGGCTCGAGGTGTTGAATGCAAAACTTGTCTTCTGGGATCTGGGAGGTCAG CCTGGCCTTCGGTCTATTTGGGAAAAATATTATGAAGAGGCACATGCTGTGATCTATGTAATTGATGCTGCTTGTCCATCAAAATTCGAAGATTCCAAATCTGCAATGG AGAAAGTTCTTCGACACGAGGATTTGCAAGGAGCTCCACTTTTGGTTTTCGCAAACAAGCAG GATCTTCCTGAAGCTGTATCAGCCGAAGAACTTTCTCGTTATCTTGATCTTAAAAAACTGGATGAAAGAGTCTGCATGTTTGAAGCTGTTTCTGGCTATGATGG GATGGGGATAAAGGAAAGTGTTGAATGGTTGGTGGATATAATGGAAAGAAGTAAGAGAACCGAAATATTGAGAGCTCGAGCAGGTGGGGCTGCTCTCAATTCTGCTTAG